The following proteins are encoded in a genomic region of Streptococcus sp. 29892:
- the dinD gene encoding DNA damage-inducible protein D, which yields MNDLQHYDELTFENIKRIDENGVEFWYARELQTVLEYTEWRNFNQVIDKAKLACENSGKRVVANFVDVNKTVQLNFGAREIADIKLSRYACYLIVQNGDPRKEVIALGQSYFAIKTRQQELADNFNKLDEEHKRLAIRQEMKEHNKSLAEAAKMSGVTNYGKFQNFGYKGLYGGMSMQDIHDRKELEKGQSILDYMGSAELAANLFRATQTDEVLRNRQIHDENLANDTHFNVGRTIRKTMQELGTTMPENLPTPQESIQDLKRKHKQLDKQPDENQLSLFDDM from the coding sequence ATGAACGATTTACAACATTATGATGAATTAACTTTTGAAAATATCAAACGCATAGATGAAAACGGTGTAGAGTTTTGGTACGCTCGTGAACTACAAACCGTTTTAGAATACACTGAATGGCGTAACTTTAACCAAGTTATTGACAAAGCTAAATTAGCTTGTGAAAACTCTGGAAAGCGCGTGGTTGCCAATTTTGTTGACGTCAACAAAACTGTACAGCTTAATTTTGGAGCGCGTGAAATAGCAGATATAAAACTCTCTCGTTATGCCTGCTATTTGATTGTCCAAAATGGTGATCCTAGAAAAGAAGTCATTGCTTTGGGCCAATCATATTTTGCTATTAAAACCCGTCAGCAAGAGCTAGCTGATAATTTCAACAAACTCGATGAAGAGCACAAACGTTTAGCAATTCGCCAAGAGATGAAGGAACACAATAAATCATTAGCTGAAGCTGCTAAAATGTCGGGTGTCACTAACTACGGAAAGTTTCAGAATTTTGGATATAAAGGTCTCTATGGTGGAATGTCTATGCAAGATATTCATGATAGAAAAGAACTAGAAAAAGGACAAAGTATTCTTGATTATATGGGTAGCGCTGAATTGGCTGCAAACTTATTCCGCGCTACTCAAACTGATGAAGTGTTAAGAAATCGGCAGATACACGACGAAAATCTAGCTAACGATACACACTTTAACGTAGGTAGAACAATCAGAAAAACTATGCAGGAACTAGGTACAACTATGCCAGAAAATCTCCCTACACCTCAAGAAAGTATCCAAGATTTAAAAAGGAAGCATAAACAACTAGATAAACAACCGGATGAAAATCAACTTTCACTTTTTGATGATATGTGA
- a CDS encoding helix-turn-helix transcriptional regulator, whose protein sequence is MNRLKELRKEKKLTQEELASEIGVSKITILRWENGERQIKPDKAQALADHFGVSVGYLLGYETNPKKYDDELVLTNPRTSRIFTHSYKQEKEKVKDAFDNFVLENSLLLTDEQIQAFSSMIADLHTGADYKYFGQSIQADGLFEPVADLDSVLEQMKKDGYNSIFSDS, encoded by the coding sequence ATGAATAGGTTGAAAGAATTACGCAAAGAAAAAAAGCTAACTCAGGAAGAATTAGCTAGTGAAATTGGTGTATCAAAAATAACTATTCTCCGTTGGGAGAACGGTGAAAGACAAATCAAACCAGACAAAGCCCAGGCACTCGCTGACCATTTTGGTGTGAGTGTTGGGTATTTGTTGGGATATGAAACAAATCCTAAAAAATATGACGACGAACTTGTTCTCACAAATCCTCGAACTAGCAGAATATTTACTCACTCATACAAACAGGAAAAAGAAAAGGTAAAAGATGCGTTCGATAACTTCGTATTAGAAAATTCACTTTTACTAACTGACGAACAAATTCAAGCATTTTCTTCCATGATTGCTGACTTACATACAGGAGCAGACTATAAATATTTTGGTCAATCAATACAAGCAGATGGACTATTTGAGCCTGTCGCTGACCTTGACAGCGTGCTAGAACAAATGAAAAAAGATGGCTACAACTCCATTTTTTCCGATAGTTAA
- a CDS encoding tyrosine-type recombinase/integrase, which yields MKITEVKKKNGATVYRASVYLGVDQVTGKKVKTKVTGRTQKEVKQKAKQEKITFQQDGFTRFQATSIASYQELSSLWWESYKHTVKPNTQDNVKKLLDNHVLPLFGVYKLDKLTTPIIQSIVNKLADKTNKGEPGAYLHYDKIHALNKRILQYGVTMQAISSNPARDVVLPRNTQKAKRKKVKHFENQDLKKFLDYLGGLDLTKYRNLYEATLYKFLLATGCRINEVLALSWSDIDLENATISITKTLNHLGQINSPKSKASYRDIDIDQATIAILKAYQLRQIQEAWKLGQTETVVFSDFIHDYPKNKTLATRLRTHFKRAGVSNIGFHGFRHTHASLLLNSGIPYKELQHRLGHSTLSMTMDIYSHLSKENAKKAVSFYETALKAL from the coding sequence ATGAAAATAACTGAAGTTAAAAAGAAAAACGGTGCTACTGTGTACCGTGCTAGTGTATATCTGGGAGTTGACCAGGTAACAGGTAAGAAGGTAAAGACCAAAGTAACGGGTCGGACACAAAAGGAGGTTAAGCAGAAAGCCAAGCAAGAAAAAATAACCTTCCAGCAGGACGGCTTTACCAGGTTTCAAGCTACGTCAATAGCAAGTTATCAGGAACTATCTAGCCTATGGTGGGAAAGCTATAAGCATACTGTCAAACCCAACACGCAAGACAACGTTAAGAAGTTGCTAGATAACCATGTATTGCCACTCTTTGGGGTCTATAAGCTCGATAAGCTGACTACTCCAATCATTCAAAGCATAGTTAATAAACTGGCTGACAAGACCAACAAGGGGGAGCCTGGGGCTTATCTGCACTATGATAAGATCCACGCGCTTAATAAGCGTATTTTACAGTATGGTGTGACCATGCAAGCAATATCTTCCAACCCTGCGCGTGATGTCGTCCTACCTCGTAACACTCAAAAAGCTAAGAGAAAAAAGGTCAAGCATTTTGAAAATCAAGACCTAAAAAAGTTTCTCGACTATCTGGGAGGGCTTGACCTAACCAAGTACAGAAATCTGTATGAAGCCACCCTATACAAGTTCTTGCTGGCTACTGGTTGCCGTATCAATGAAGTCCTAGCGCTTAGCTGGTCTGATATTGATCTGGAGAATGCAACTATTAGCATTACCAAGACACTTAACCATCTAGGGCAAATCAATAGCCCAAAATCAAAAGCAAGCTATCGTGATATAGATATAGACCAGGCAACCATTGCCATATTAAAAGCCTACCAGCTTAGACAAATTCAGGAAGCCTGGAAGTTAGGGCAGACTGAAACGGTTGTATTTTCGGACTTTATCCATGACTACCCCAAAAATAAAACTCTAGCTACACGGCTAAGGACTCACTTCAAACGTGCTGGAGTATCTAACATTGGCTTTCACGGTTTTCGCCATACCCACGCTAGTTTACTGCTTAACTCTGGAATACCTTACAAGGAATTGCAACACCGTCTAGGTCATTCCACTCTATCCATGACAATGGATATTTATAGCCATCTCTCAAAAGAGAACGCAAAAAAAGCCGTCTCGTTTTACGAAACAGCACTAAAAGCACTCTAG